GAAGAAGGATATCTATGATCCGAACGCCAAACGTCTCCAACAAAACTGATCAgcgaatctctctctctctctctctctctcctcctttgcagccaaaaaaaaagattccgCGGCAAATCACAAACCTCAATCGAGAAAGATCACACCAGCAAAAAATCGTAATCAcgatcagaagaagagagagagagatagagagagaaggaggaggaggagagatcttcaATGGCGGATTCAAACGCAGATAGGCCGCTGAGAAAAATCTCGACAGCTTTCAAGGAACTAGCGGTCGCCGTGAATTCGCAGAGTCCGGAAGTTCCCGTGGCGCAGTTCTCTCACGCCTGCTCTCTTGTCTCGCCTCTTTTCGGTTGCCTTGGGATAGCTTTCAAGTTTGCGGAGATGGACTATGTTGCCAAGGTATTGGCTTCTCCGATTAAGTTGGAGACTTAGTTAGTAGTAGAGAATCGTAATGATTTGTGTAGATAGGTTTGTAGTTATGTTCCCCTTCAGCATGTACTGAGAGATTTTGGAATTGATTAgcgaattttcattttttgaagTATTTGGAATTTTATCTTCTGGATTTGCTAagaatttgttaattttggggTTCGGTGAATTATATAGGTGGATGATCTAGTGAGGGCGTCGAGTTCCATATCAACGTTAGTGGTAATGATGGACAAAGATATTGAGGCAAACTGTGTCAGGAAAGCTGGTAGTCATACTAGAAACCTTTTGCGGGTTAAGCGTGGTCTTGACATGGTCAGGGTTCTCTTTGAACAGATCATCGCTTCCGAGTAAGTCTCTATTCTGTTGTTCtggactctctctctctctctctcttttgtcagttttgtgaataagttgatCCCCCGAGCCAGCTTGTAGGCTGGTGATTTGAATAAGGACATTGACGTACAAGAAAAATGGAGtcttgttgtattttttttggttcaagatCAGAAGATTTCATACATGTACATTAATATCATTTGCAGAGGCGATAACTCCTTAAAGGATCCAGCATCTAAGTCTTATGCTCAAGTGTTTGCTCCCCACCATGGATGGGCTATACGGAAAGCTGTTTCTCTAGGGATGTACGCTCTTCCCACAAGGGCTCACCTACTTAATATGCTCAAAGAAGATGGTGAGTTCATCAACTAGTTTATACTCTCGTTCCCACTCTTTGTACTTTATGTGTCAGATTAACTAGTAGTTTAAGTAGTCAggtttagttatatttttgaaCTTTCCCATACCGTCTCTGTTTGAGATATCATAAATCGAGTTTCTTCTTCGTTGTATTCTGAAGGCTGTGTGATTCGctgacgattttttttttcatttatttgtgaATCTTTACAGAGGCGGCGGCTAAAATACATATGCAGAGCTATGTCAATTCATCGGCACCATTAATCACATATCTTGATAATCTATTCCTCTCCAAGCAACTCGGTATTGATTGGTGAAGAGCCTGCTTAAAGACTTATGATTCTTATCCCTCTTTAGACAAAAAATAACATGTATGTTCTCATCAATCCATGTAATGTCATAACAACAGTGACGAAATACACTATGAATAAATCGATTATGTCCTTAATCTGTCGATTTATCTCTTGTATTAATAAGACACTTCCAAGTTCCAATGTGTTCATATGTATTATTGTCAACGTGCAGATCAATATCTAACTATGTAAGCAATATTGTAACAGAACTAAATCATTACAACCCCACGCAAAGTTTTACTAGTACAAACTCATGAAATTTATCAAACATa
The sequence above is drawn from the Camelina sativa cultivar DH55 chromosome 4, Cs, whole genome shotgun sequence genome and encodes:
- the LOC104781866 gene encoding accelerated cell death 11; the protein is MADSNADRPLRKISTAFKELAVAVNSQSPEVPVAQFSHACSLVSPLFGCLGIAFKFAEMDYVAKVDDLVRASSSISTLVVMMDKDIEANCVRKAGSHTRNLLRVKRGLDMVRVLFEQIIASEGDNSLKDPASKSYAQVFAPHHGWAIRKAVSLGMYALPTRAHLLNMLKEDEAAAKIHMQSYVNSSAPLITYLDNLFLSKQLGIDW